Proteins found in one Opitutales bacterium genomic segment:
- a CDS encoding UDP-N-acetylglucosamine--LPS N-acetylglucosamine transferase: MTENRSSSAKTQKVLVLSSSTGGGHDMRAKALKTWAESCDGGKHLGLDVTIHQALETTSQVYRFGVWLYNWIQRFFPFLHHIYFNYLEWFSPVRRARSIIGGKGFQEIVREIHPSVIVSTHAHLNHGFFDLAKEVTGKDSCRFVTYCGELFDTYGFSKHWVNPEVDLFIGAVRETGRGAERIGVSQDKNWTGGFLLKPQFYQKPMSKKERHDFIVNRLRLDPNKFILVLATGENGANNHIKFLEQLEKAELRPQVVAMCGRDHDTFKDVLIWAAEHREWTVRTIGYYDRIHLLLQVASAAVLRPGTGTTSEAIMCGCPIIFNTVGGIMPQELITVEYFIRNFSWPRPVGRPRSLPNRVRRWIEKPEELRKARKTMESIRPKSSPVQILKRLRDLADETSDDYLPRG, from the coding sequence ATGACCGAGAACAGGTCTTCTTCTGCTAAAACTCAAAAGGTGTTGGTGCTCTCGTCCAGCACAGGCGGTGGCCATGACATGCGCGCCAAAGCCCTAAAGACGTGGGCAGAATCCTGCGATGGTGGGAAGCACCTCGGCCTAGACGTAACCATTCACCAAGCCTTGGAGACCACGAGTCAGGTCTACCGTTTTGGAGTCTGGCTCTACAACTGGATTCAACGATTTTTTCCCTTTCTTCATCATATCTACTTTAATTACCTGGAATGGTTTAGTCCGGTGCGTCGGGCTCGCAGCATTATTGGAGGCAAGGGATTTCAGGAAATCGTTCGGGAGATCCATCCCTCCGTTATCGTGAGTACGCATGCACACTTGAACCATGGTTTTTTCGATCTCGCTAAGGAAGTGACAGGTAAAGACAGCTGTCGCTTTGTGACATATTGTGGCGAATTGTTTGATACCTATGGGTTCAGCAAGCATTGGGTGAATCCAGAGGTAGACCTCTTTATCGGTGCGGTTCGTGAAACGGGTCGTGGTGCCGAGCGTATTGGTGTTTCTCAGGATAAAAATTGGACCGGAGGCTTTCTGCTCAAGCCCCAGTTCTATCAAAAGCCGATGTCAAAAAAAGAGCGGCATGATTTTATCGTGAACCGCCTGCGTTTAGATCCCAATAAGTTTATCCTCGTTTTGGCGACGGGTGAGAACGGTGCAAACAACCACATTAAATTTCTCGAACAGCTTGAAAAAGCCGAACTCCGGCCCCAGGTCGTAGCGATGTGTGGACGCGACCATGATACATTTAAGGATGTGTTGATCTGGGCTGCTGAGCATCGCGAGTGGACGGTGCGCACTATAGGCTATTACGATCGTATACACTTATTACTTCAAGTGGCCTCGGCCGCTGTCTTGCGTCCGGGCACTGGGACGACCAGTGAGGCGATCATGTGTGGTTGTCCCATCATATTTAACACCGTCGGAGGCATCATGCCTCAGGAACTGATCACGGTAGAATATTTTATCCGGAATTTTAGTTGGCCCCGCCCGGTGGGGCGTCCCCGGAGCCTGCCTAACCGCGTGCGACGTTGGATTGAGAAACCGGAAGAGTTGAGGAAGGCTCGTAAGACTATGGAGTCGATTCGTCCAAAATCGAGTCCTGTCCAAATCTTAAAGCGTCTCCGCGATCTCGCCGACGAGACAAGCGATGATTACCTCCCCCGAGGCTGA
- a CDS encoding Mur ligase, whose translation MRIFFIGICGAAMGNVACCLRRLGHEVAGSDAGVYPPMSTVLGSSEIDVFEGFSSEEMLGWKPDLVVVGNAASRDNEQLEYLLSHRGIEFVSLPQVIARFLLGKRPRLVIAGTHGKTTTTAAAAFAFKSLGIEAGYLVGGVLYDLETGTDYGDEAQPFVIEGDEYDSAIFDKRSKFQHYFSEVFVIGNLEFDHGDIFHDLADYLRSFRHAVRLIPREGTLLINGDDASCRELADSAFCTVLTVGVGDGNDFQIQDFEDSPRGSCFIVSDGKERLSCNLSLNGLFNARNAVMAAVGVDRVAADGVSWTQALSTLSQFRGVKRRMELRFDEDEVRVFEDFGHHPSAVEASLASLRERFPDSQIWAAFEPRSNTTVTRRFQAEFEAAFSLADRLDVAPIFRAERIPPENRLDADALAGAVQHGCAWSDWERFQNELPEAFAGAPGKRLIVFFSNGSFQGLIERMTKALSF comes from the coding sequence ATGAGGATCTTTTTTATTGGGATTTGTGGCGCGGCTATGGGGAATGTGGCCTGCTGCCTACGGCGTTTGGGGCATGAGGTAGCCGGGTCGGATGCGGGTGTGTATCCGCCGATGTCTACCGTCCTGGGTTCGAGTGAAATCGACGTATTTGAGGGCTTTAGCTCGGAGGAAATGCTTGGTTGGAAACCCGATCTTGTGGTCGTGGGTAATGCGGCTTCGCGGGATAATGAGCAGCTGGAGTATTTACTGAGTCACCGTGGAATCGAGTTTGTCTCTCTGCCTCAGGTGATCGCGCGCTTTCTTCTTGGGAAGCGTCCGCGTCTGGTGATCGCGGGGACGCATGGTAAGACGACGACTACCGCCGCGGCTGCTTTTGCGTTCAAGTCTCTTGGGATCGAAGCAGGTTATCTTGTTGGCGGTGTGCTTTATGATTTAGAAACGGGGACAGACTATGGCGATGAGGCGCAGCCGTTTGTGATCGAGGGGGATGAGTATGACTCGGCTATTTTTGATAAGCGCAGTAAATTTCAGCATTATTTCTCTGAGGTTTTTGTGATCGGAAATCTGGAGTTTGATCACGGAGATATTTTTCACGATTTAGCCGACTATCTGCGCTCCTTTCGTCATGCGGTACGCTTGATTCCGCGCGAGGGGACTCTTCTGATCAACGGCGACGATGCTTCTTGTCGTGAACTGGCTGATTCAGCTTTTTGCACCGTGCTGACTGTGGGCGTCGGGGACGGGAACGATTTCCAGATCCAAGACTTTGAGGATTCTCCGAGAGGCTCATGTTTTATTGTGAGTGATGGAAAGGAAAGGCTGAGCTGTAATCTGAGCCTCAATGGTTTGTTCAATGCGCGCAATGCAGTCATGGCTGCGGTCGGCGTGGATCGGGTGGCGGCGGATGGCGTATCGTGGACCCAAGCTTTATCTACTCTATCTCAGTTCCGCGGGGTAAAGCGTCGTATGGAGCTGCGTTTCGACGAGGATGAGGTTCGGGTTTTTGAGGATTTTGGCCACCATCCCAGTGCTGTTGAAGCGAGTCTTGCTTCTTTGCGCGAGCGATTTCCAGACAGCCAGATCTGGGCGGCTTTTGAACCGCGGAGTAACACTACGGTGACGCGTCGATTTCAAGCTGAGTTTGAGGCAGCTTTCTCTTTGGCTGATCGCCTGGATGTAGCTCCGATTTTTCGTGCCGAACGTATCCCGCCCGAGAATCGACTCGATGCCGATGCTTTGGCTGGAGCGGTTCAGCATGGCTGTGCTTGGAGCGATTGGGAGCGATTTCAAAACGAGCTCCCTGAGGCATTTGCGGGTGCGCCAGGAAAGCGTTTGATCGTATTTTTCTCTAATGGCTCTTTCCAAGGCTTGATCGAACGTATGACAAAAGCGTTGAGTTTCTGA
- a CDS encoding BatA domain-containing protein: MSSLFLQNPLGLWALSALPVLVAIHFFRRQARRVQVSTLFLIQEPERVTQKGARWTKFEQSLPFWLQCLIVLLAVLWISEPQIVAENQRIRVALVMDTSASMGAYRVEAKQGVTDLLDGLPCLIPKEIGLFASNPEGGALGFAADRRSALSVLVEDWHPNRANHQPVDMLEVARQWVGRDGQVIFVTDRIDVEMAEGVDRLAVGVPLGNVGFVSLDVEPSGVWEALVKNFGSEPTERTWWMEVDGVETTRRDISIPAGGTMRLRGQIPMEAEMPRIHLSEDVLSIDNVCPVALPLRDPISTRLSLSEPNLEVWKSIAVGFPELVAAETHNALLWITDVAVAENARARVQFLPPLDSALSSDWSRGPFIREAHALTQDLSLGGLIARFGASTLEVDGTATSLFRMGADSVVLHSPYPKSLLQFNWSLAFSNMDQHPGSLLLLVRFLDQLAIDHGLVRSGNYLTGESLPLARTTERPVIEVSSVDGSHLSKDASPYRAPSLPAHFVVRSGNEVVHSGASQFFEIPELDLSQSASSPSFPIDWQSQVETEAGNLAGWRLLPGVILGLLLLSWWLIHRDPN; this comes from the coding sequence GTGTCCTCACTTTTCCTTCAGAACCCCTTGGGCTTATGGGCCTTGAGTGCACTCCCGGTATTGGTGGCGATTCATTTTTTTCGCCGTCAAGCTAGGCGTGTACAGGTGTCTACTCTGTTTCTCATTCAGGAGCCGGAACGTGTGACTCAGAAGGGGGCGCGGTGGACGAAATTTGAGCAGTCGCTCCCGTTTTGGCTGCAATGCTTGATCGTTTTGTTGGCAGTATTGTGGATTTCCGAGCCCCAGATTGTGGCTGAGAACCAGCGGATAAGAGTCGCCTTAGTGATGGACACCTCCGCCTCGATGGGGGCTTATCGCGTTGAAGCGAAACAGGGCGTAACGGATCTACTGGATGGGCTACCTTGTTTGATACCAAAGGAAATCGGCTTATTCGCCTCCAATCCTGAGGGGGGTGCTCTGGGTTTTGCTGCCGACAGGCGATCTGCCCTTTCGGTTTTAGTAGAGGATTGGCATCCAAATCGTGCAAACCATCAACCGGTAGACATGCTCGAAGTTGCACGCCAGTGGGTTGGCCGGGATGGTCAGGTGATCTTTGTTACGGATCGCATCGATGTTGAGATGGCAGAGGGTGTGGATCGCTTGGCTGTGGGTGTCCCGTTGGGGAATGTCGGCTTTGTTTCTCTCGACGTGGAGCCTTCGGGCGTCTGGGAAGCGCTTGTGAAAAATTTCGGCTCAGAACCGACTGAGCGCACATGGTGGATGGAGGTCGATGGTGTAGAAACGACGCGGCGGGACATTTCGATTCCCGCGGGTGGCACGATGCGTCTCCGCGGGCAAATTCCGATGGAAGCGGAGATGCCGCGCATCCATCTTTCGGAAGATGTCCTGAGTATTGATAATGTCTGTCCCGTTGCACTGCCGCTACGCGACCCCATTTCTACTCGCCTCAGCTTAAGTGAGCCTAATTTGGAAGTTTGGAAGAGTATAGCGGTCGGTTTTCCAGAATTGGTAGCCGCCGAAACACATAACGCTTTACTTTGGATTACCGATGTAGCCGTTGCCGAAAATGCGCGTGCTCGGGTTCAATTCCTACCGCCGCTGGATAGTGCATTGAGTTCGGATTGGAGCCGCGGCCCGTTTATCCGTGAGGCTCACGCCCTGACTCAAGATCTGAGTCTCGGCGGGCTCATAGCCCGATTTGGCGCATCGACTCTTGAGGTTGATGGCACAGCTACTTCGCTCTTTCGAATGGGTGCAGATTCCGTGGTGCTTCACAGCCCTTATCCCAAGAGTCTGCTACAATTTAACTGGTCTCTTGCCTTCTCAAATATGGATCAGCATCCGGGCTCATTGCTACTTTTGGTGCGCTTCTTAGATCAATTGGCTATCGATCATGGACTTGTGCGATCGGGAAACTATCTAACGGGTGAGTCGCTCCCATTGGCTCGGACCACAGAGCGCCCCGTGATCGAAGTATCTTCCGTTGACGGGTCGCATCTTTCTAAAGATGCCTCACCTTATCGGGCACCGAGCCTGCCCGCTCATTTTGTGGTCCGTTCTGGAAATGAGGTCGTGCACTCTGGAGCGAGTCAGTTCTTCGAGATCCCCGAACTAGATCTAAGTCAGTCCGCTTCGAGTCCATCATTTCCAATTGATTGGCAATCGCAGGTGGAGACAGAAGCAGGCAATTTAGCGGGTTGGCGTCTATTGCCTGGGGTGATTCTCGGCCTGCTTTTACTCTCCTGGTGGCTGATCCATCGAGATCCGAATTGA
- a CDS encoding VWA domain-containing protein produces MMRFDYPEWFLFTAVVAVLGWRFPSLRLRRPSRLVLLLLLTLIWTGLSLRMPSGALHLWVLMDKSDSIRDVTARNDDEWLDIIEGAQPRDAHLHIIDYGQRIIERGLEPAIFPEEAGSETRLRAALQQVLFRSNPDDAHRVLIISDGYATDNPSDLIQPFVERGIPVDFRFARAATVDDLAVVSLDGPQSLQSREAVIISGSVNGPEGSMFDYEFRRDDTVIAAGSEVIRDGRVSLRVADRPSQGGVFRYQLRVNSPDDPTLGNNERSFWMRVDSPPRVLLLTSFENDPVAILLEGLDFPVDVASPQSVPEPAKLAGYRLVILNNIGASTLGESFMNELNAWVQKQGGGLLMIGGRRSFGTGGYFESPLDEVLPVSMETREDHKRLAVAMSIVLDRSGSMGASVGNGMSKMDLANSGSAAAVDLLSDYDAISIFAVDSTPDMVVPLTQVGRHRSEIIQRAASVAAGGGGIFVYEGLAAAWQSLQKSTAGQRHVISFSDAADSEQPGDYKNLISEMRAGKTTISVIALGRDTDADADAAFLKDIAIRGEGRIFFSEQPSSLPAIFSQETVAVARSAFVEEYTPLVASAGWFELAQSDIQWPELIYGYNLSYVRDGASSAARSGDESDVPLLAFWNIGSGRSAALTFSFSGEDGAFNRQWPQAGEMLVTTARWLIGQSHLDGVLLRSRLDGNDWLIDLHYDVEWARRIDQQPPVIQTKEAGEVLIQEHTWTRLERGRMRVRIPVEAGKTLSGVVAVEDTILPLSPVTASMDAEWARDSRGPKRLAQLSDQTEGHERLRLDEAWQPIQRSQWMELDTPLMIAALVVFLLDALLTRIGSIRALRAEYGRSA; encoded by the coding sequence ATGATGCGCTTTGACTACCCCGAATGGTTTTTGTTCACCGCAGTCGTTGCGGTGCTCGGTTGGCGTTTTCCTTCGCTACGCCTGCGCCGGCCCTCCCGTCTCGTCCTTCTCCTCCTGTTGACGCTTATCTGGACGGGCTTGAGTCTGCGCATGCCAAGTGGGGCTCTTCATCTTTGGGTCTTGATGGATAAGTCCGACTCCATTCGAGACGTCACTGCGCGTAACGATGACGAATGGTTGGATATCATCGAAGGAGCGCAGCCCCGCGATGCGCATTTGCATATCATTGATTACGGTCAGCGCATTATCGAACGGGGTTTGGAGCCAGCCATATTTCCCGAAGAAGCCGGGAGTGAGACGCGTTTGCGTGCAGCTCTTCAGCAGGTTCTATTTCGCAGTAATCCTGATGATGCTCACCGGGTTCTGATTATCTCGGACGGGTATGCGACGGATAATCCTTCAGATTTGATCCAACCCTTTGTTGAGCGCGGCATACCCGTTGACTTTCGTTTCGCTCGTGCGGCGACCGTTGATGACTTAGCGGTTGTTTCGCTGGATGGACCGCAGTCACTTCAAAGCCGTGAGGCGGTCATCATATCGGGGAGTGTCAATGGGCCTGAAGGCAGCATGTTTGATTACGAGTTTCGCCGTGACGACACTGTCATTGCTGCAGGTAGTGAAGTTATTCGTGATGGCCGCGTATCCTTACGGGTAGCAGATCGTCCGTCTCAGGGAGGGGTGTTTCGATATCAGCTCCGTGTGAACAGCCCAGACGACCCTACTCTTGGCAATAATGAACGATCATTCTGGATGCGGGTGGACTCGCCGCCGCGTGTGCTACTGTTAACGTCTTTTGAGAATGATCCGGTGGCTATTCTTCTGGAAGGGCTCGATTTTCCGGTAGACGTGGCCAGCCCACAGTCAGTTCCTGAACCAGCTAAACTGGCCGGCTATCGTCTGGTAATTCTCAACAATATCGGTGCCTCTACCTTAGGGGAGTCGTTCATGAATGAGCTCAACGCCTGGGTGCAAAAGCAGGGAGGTGGACTGCTCATGATTGGGGGTCGGCGCAGTTTTGGCACCGGCGGCTATTTTGAATCGCCCCTGGATGAGGTGTTGCCTGTATCCATGGAAACGCGTGAGGACCACAAGCGCCTAGCCGTGGCCATGTCGATTGTTTTGGACCGTTCGGGCAGTATGGGTGCGTCTGTGGGCAATGGGATGAGCAAAATGGATTTGGCCAACAGCGGATCTGCTGCCGCGGTCGATTTACTTAGTGATTACGATGCGATCAGCATCTTTGCCGTCGATAGCACACCGGATATGGTGGTGCCGTTGACGCAGGTGGGACGCCATCGATCTGAAATAATTCAGCGAGCTGCAAGCGTGGCTGCGGGCGGTGGGGGTATTTTTGTTTACGAAGGACTCGCTGCCGCTTGGCAATCACTTCAAAAGAGCACGGCGGGTCAGCGCCATGTGATCTCGTTCTCCGACGCTGCGGACTCGGAACAGCCGGGAGACTATAAAAACCTGATTTCGGAAATGCGCGCGGGCAAAACGACAATCAGTGTGATCGCGCTCGGCCGCGATACGGATGCGGATGCGGATGCGGCATTTTTGAAAGACATTGCCATTCGAGGTGAGGGTCGGATCTTTTTCAGTGAGCAGCCTAGCTCGTTACCTGCGATTTTTTCCCAAGAGACGGTGGCAGTAGCCCGTTCTGCGTTTGTCGAAGAATACACGCCGCTTGTAGCGAGTGCTGGATGGTTCGAATTGGCACAGTCTGATATCCAATGGCCTGAGCTGATTTATGGCTACAACTTGAGCTATGTTCGCGATGGGGCTTCGAGTGCAGCTCGTTCCGGTGATGAGTCAGACGTGCCTTTACTCGCGTTTTGGAATATCGGCAGTGGTCGTTCAGCAGCGCTCACATTTTCCTTCTCTGGTGAAGACGGAGCCTTTAATCGGCAGTGGCCTCAAGCGGGGGAAATGTTGGTAACTACAGCGCGCTGGTTGATCGGACAATCGCATCTGGACGGCGTGTTGCTGCGCAGTCGGCTCGATGGTAATGACTGGCTTATTGACCTGCATTACGACGTGGAGTGGGCGCGCCGCATCGACCAGCAGCCTCCGGTTATTCAGACGAAGGAGGCGGGCGAGGTCCTGATTCAAGAACATACCTGGACGCGTCTGGAAAGGGGGCGCATGCGGGTGCGGATACCTGTAGAAGCGGGAAAGACGCTCTCGGGCGTGGTCGCAGTCGAAGACACGATACTTCCGCTGAGTCCCGTGACCGCTAGTATGGACGCAGAATGGGCGCGCGATTCGCGAGGGCCAAAACGCTTGGCGCAATTGAGTGATCAAACAGAAGGACATGAACGACTTCGACTGGATGAAGCGTGGCAACCCATCCAGCGTTCACAATGGATGGAGCTTGATACCCCGTTGATGATAGCAGCCTTAGTTGTTTTTCTGCTGGACGCTTTGCTGACGCGCATAGGGTCTATTCGTGCGCTGCGAGCTGAGTATGGAAGAAGCGCCTGA